A section of the Candidatus Moraniibacteriota bacterium genome encodes:
- a CDS encoding LamG domain-containing protein, whose amino-acid sequence MAWGDTSTEVKDTSSNANHGDATNMSAASVTPGRIGQALSFDGTDDTVLVTDPGSGVLDFGDTADLTVSGWFYRGTATTDDTIVAKRNGITAGDTGYLVFIDDATDKLIFETSDGTDEYSLTSSAAFTAAGWYHFVVVWDQDSAANSEIYIDGAADGATDAGTIGNIGDLSNALALAIGTESDAANPFDGKIDDIRVYSRALSTAEVTELYNLGR is encoded by the coding sequence GTGGCCTGGGGTGATACCTCGACCGAAGTGAAGGACACTTCCAGCAATGCCAATCACGGCGATGCAACCAATATGTCCGCTGCCTCCGTCACTCCGGGTCGTATCGGGCAGGCACTCTCTTTTGACGGGACGGATGACACTGTCCTCGTCACGGACCCGGGGAGCGGCGTACTCGACTTCGGTGACACGGCGGACCTTACTGTTTCTGGGTGGTTCTACCGTGGCACGGCGACGACAGACGATACGATAGTCGCCAAGCGTAACGGCATCACAGCCGGTGATACCGGGTATCTGGTTTTTATTGATGATGCGACCGATAAGCTTATTTTTGAGACCTCAGACGGAACGGATGAGTATAGCCTCACTTCGAGTGCGGCCTTTACTGCGGCCGGCTGGTATCATTTCGTCGTCGTGTGGGATCAGGACTCGGCGGCCAATTCCGAAATCTATATCGACGGTGCGGCAGATGGCGCGACCGATGCGGGTACCATAGGCAATATTGGCGATCTTTCCAATGCTTTGGCTCTGGCGATCGGAACGGAGTCTGATGCCGCCAACCCCTTTGATGGCAAGATCGATGACATCCGTGTGTATAGTCGAGCCTTGTCGACTGCTGAAGTAACGGAACTCTATAACCTGGGACGATAA